In Musa acuminata AAA Group cultivar baxijiao chromosome BXJ2-3, Cavendish_Baxijiao_AAA, whole genome shotgun sequence, the following proteins share a genomic window:
- the LOC135606595 gene encoding cytokinin hydroxylase-like → MEILVSMQCLGLAMGVLLLFLLSGAVCIFWLLPAVKWRRLRKSGLSGPPPLFPLGNLVEMSKKGGETSSPGSSSIAHDIHSRVLPYFSRWREAYGKVFVYWLGTEPFLYVADPEFLKRVTSGAMDKKWGKPDVFKHDRKPMFGKGLVMVDGDEWTHHRHIITPAFSMTNLKAMVSVMEETTKKMLTEWSERLARGQREIDVEKDVTKNAAEIIAKTSFGISEGNGEKVFGKLQLMQKMLFRTNRPVGVPFGKLMFAKRSYGAWKLGKEIDQLLYAVISSRKEEEGDGKTTPKQDLLGLLLAGNRENAQGGGRKLTARELVDECKTFFFGGHETTAIALSWALFLLALHPEWQSALREEVVQVSGGRPLDSTMLSKLTKMGWVWNEVLRLYPPSPNAQRQARDDIKVGDTMVIPKGTNMWIDLVGMHHDPALWGDDVNEFNPERFREDLHGGCRHRMGFLPFGLGERICVGRNLTAMEFKIVLSLILRSFSWSLSPAYAHSPKVMLTLRPSHGVHLILHPFP, encoded by the exons ATGGAGATCCTTGTGTCCATGCAATGCTTGGGCTTGGCTATGGGAGTTCTGCTCCTATTCTTGCTTTCCGGAGCCGTCTGCATCTTCTGGCTCTTGCCGGCCGTCAAGTGGCGCCGGCTCAGGAAGAGCGGCCTTTCTGGCCCTCCTCCACTCTTCCCCTTGGGGAACCTGGTGGAGATGAGCAAGAAGGGAGGAGAGACGTCATCTCCAGGCTCGTCGAGCATCGCACATGATATCCACTCTCGCGTACTCCCTTACTTCTCCCGATGGAGAGAAGCTTACG GGAAGGTCTTCGTTTACTGGCTTGGAACAGAGCCGTTCTTGTACGTTGCTGATCCTGAGTTCCTCAAGAGGGTGACTTCCGGCGCCATGGACAAGAAGTGGGGGAAGCCAGATGTGTTCAAGCACGATAGGAAGCCAATGTTTGGGAAAGGACTGGTGATGGTTGATGGCGATGAATGGACTCACCACAGGCATATCATTACACCAGCATTCTCCATGACAAATCTGAAG GCCATGGTGAGTGTGATGGAAGAGACGACCAAGAAGATGCTGACGGAGTGGAGCGAGCGGCTCGCCCGCGGCCAACGTGAGATAGATGTGGAGAAGGATGTGACCAAGAATGCGGCAGAAATCATAGCCAAGACCAGCTTCGGCATCAGCGAGGGGAATGGCGAGAAGGTGTTCGGGaagctgcagctcatgcagaagatGCTGTTCCGGACGAACCGGCCGGTAGGTGTCCCTTTCGGCAAGCTGATGTTCGCTAAGAGATCGTACGGGGCGTGGAAGCTTGGGAAGGAGATCGACCAGCTTCTCTACGCCGTCATCAGCTCGAGGAAAGAGGAGGAGGGCGATGGCAAGACGACGCCGAAGCAGGACCTCCTGGGGCTCCTCCTCGCGGGGAACCGGGAGAACGCGCAGGGTGGGGGGAGGAAGCTGACGGCTCGAGAGCTTGTGGACGAGTGCAAGACGTTCTTCTTCGGCGGCCATGAGACCACTGCGATTGCGCTCTCGTGGGCCTTGTTCTTGCTGGCTCTGCACCCCGAATGGCAATCAGCTCTCAGGGAGGAAGTCGTGCAAGTCTCCGGAGGAAGGCCTCTCGACTCCACCATGCTCTCAAAACTGACCAAG ATGGGGTGGGTGTGGAACGAGGTGCTGCGACTGTACCCGCCGTCTCCCAACGCCCAAAGACAGGCGAGAGACGACATCAAAGTAGGGGACACCATGGTCATCCCCAAGGGCACCAACATGTGGATCGACCTCGTGGGTATGCACCACGACCCGGCTCTCTGGGGCGACGACGTGAACGAGTTCAACCCGGAGCGCTTCAGGGAGGATCTCCACGGCGGGTGCAGGCACCGGATGGGCTTCCTGCCCTTCGGCCTCGGGGAGCGGATCTGCGTGGGGAGAAACCTCACCGCCATGGAGTTCAAGATCGTGCTCAGCCTCATCCTCCGCAGCTTCTCCTGGTCTCTCTCGCCAGCCTACGCCCACTCGCCCAAGGTCATGCTGACGCTGAGGCCTTCCCATGGCGTTCATCTCATCCTTCACCCATTTCCATGA